GAGGCCGCCGTCCGGCAGCTTCGCTTGGAGCGCGAGACCTACGGCCTCGAGGTGCCCATCGAGAGCAATCCGGCCAAGCGCGTGGCGAGCAAGCTCGCGGGCAAGCGCCCCGTCATCTTCGGCGTCCATCCCAGCACCGAGGCCGTCGCCATGCGCTGGAAGGCCCAGATCAACGAGAACTCCAAGATGACGGCCCTGATGGGGGTCTTCCCCGAGCTGACCCACAACGAGATCGTGAACCTGGCCCATTCCCGGCACGAGGACCACGTCATGGTCGTGCTGCGCGACCCCTCGGACCACCCCTTCCTCCAGCGCCAGCTCGGCTTCGCCCGCGACATCATGGCCCCGATGCTCGACGAGGTCATCGAGCTCGCCGGCGCGGGCGAGGACCCGCTGAGCCGCCAGCTCTCCCTGGCATACCTGGGCGACTGGGTCAGCGTCTACCTGGCCCTGATGGCCGGGGTCGATCCCACCCCGGTCGAAGCCATCTTCGGCCTCAAGGATCGCATGGCCCTCACCCAGGAGGTCCGCTAGTGCGCGCCGTCATCATCGCGGGCGGATCGGGCACGCGGCTTCGCCCCCTGACCTACAACACGCCCAAGCCCATGGTGCCGCTGTTCGACAAGCCCTTCCTGCAGTACCAGATCGAGCTCTTGCGCGAGCACGGCATCAAGGAGATCATCATCAATCTCCACTACCTGTCGGACTCGATCAGGAACGTGCTCGGCGACGGCAGCCAGCTGGGCGTCAAGCTCTTCTACTCGCTCGAGGACAAGGCCCTCGGCACCGCGGGCGCGGTCAAGCACGCCGAGGAGTTCTTCGACGACGAGCCCATGCTCGTCTTCAACGGCGACATCCTGACCGACGTGGACCTCTCGGCGGTGCTGCGTGCCCACAAGGAGACCCAGGCCCGCGCCACCCTGACCCTGATCCGGGTCGAGGACCCCACCGCCTACGGCCTGGTGATGATGGACGACACCCGCATCACCCGCTTCCTCGAGAAGCCCAGCATGGACGAGGCCCGCGCCCTCAACGTGGACACGGTCAACGCCGGGATCTACGTGCTCGACCCCGACGTCTTCCGCTACGTTCCCAAGGGCGAGGCCTACTCCTTCGAGCGCGGCCTCTTCCCCCTCCTGCTGCAACTCGAGGAGCGCATCACGGGCCACGTGACCGACTCCTACTGGCTCGACATCGGCAGCCCCCTCAAGTACATGCAGGCCCACAGCGACGTGCTCCAGAAGCTGGTCAAGGTCCAGATGCCCGGCATCGAGATCAGGCCCAGCGTGTGGGTGGGCCCGGACGCCGACGTGGACGAAACGGCCGACCTGCGCGGCCCCATCTACGTGGGGGCCGGCGCAAAGATCCGCAAGAAGGCCAAGATCCACGAGTACAGCGTCATCGGCGCGGGGGTCACGGTCGATGACCGGGCGATCCTCGAGCGGGCCATGATCGGCGCGAACAGCACGGTCGGCGAGGAGGCGGTGCTCCAGCGCTGCATCGTCGGCCGCAACTGCGCCATCGGCGCCCACGCCCAGCTGGGCCACAACATGGTCCTTGCCGACGACTCGGTCG
This genomic stretch from Pantanalinema sp. harbors:
- a CDS encoding bifunctional phosphoglucose/phosphomannose isomerase — translated: MLSLLDDPARLTTFDPSDMLGYLHRLPEVAEPAFRRARAVALPLSRPRQVVVCGMGGSAISGDLARNLVFAHSEVPVVVSRHNGLGASVSPEDLVILLSYSGNTAETLGCLEDAIARKIPCVLVTSGGKFGALAEEHGLATVRVESGWMPRAALGELYFSLLGLISQLPGCAWISPEAAVRQLRLERETYGLEVPIESNPAKRVASKLAGKRPVIFGVHPSTEAVAMRWKAQINENSKMTALMGVFPELTHNEIVNLAHSRHEDHVMVVLRDPSDHPFLQRQLGFARDIMAPMLDEVIELAGAGEDPLSRQLSLAYLGDWVSVYLALMAGVDPTPVEAIFGLKDRMALTQEVR
- a CDS encoding NDP-sugar synthase; translation: MRAVIIAGGSGTRLRPLTYNTPKPMVPLFDKPFLQYQIELLREHGIKEIIINLHYLSDSIRNVLGDGSQLGVKLFYSLEDKALGTAGAVKHAEEFFDDEPMLVFNGDILTDVDLSAVLRAHKETQARATLTLIRVEDPTAYGLVMMDDTRITRFLEKPSMDEARALNVDTVNAGIYVLDPDVFRYVPKGEAYSFERGLFPLLLQLEERITGHVTDSYWLDIGSPLKYMQAHSDVLQKLVKVQMPGIEIRPSVWVGPDADVDETADLRGPIYVGAGAKIRKKAKIHEYSVIGAGVTVDDRAILERAMIGANSTVGEEAVLQRCIVGRNCAIGAHAQLGHNMVLADDSVVGKGTRIAN